Proteins encoded in a region of the Ziziphus jujuba cultivar Dongzao chromosome 3, ASM3175591v1 genome:
- the LOC107423117 gene encoding uncharacterized protein LOC107423117, which yields MKILKENAGVLTNFEVLNFLRSKGASKDPTRVLADVAPSEYKVYDYLAGTAACNQTRENVEEFFEKCKKYDLAKAEVLNILHLRPTTPVEIDLIVEHCEMRLGDDVEELIEMVAEVLPAPPSKPENEETINEANEATENKRDTGEQMDVDQGKAADG from the exons ATGAAGAT ACTGAAGGAAAATGCTGGTGTGCTTACCAATTTTGAAGTGCTCAACTTTCTAAGATCCAAAGGGGCTTCAAAGGATCCAACACGGGTCCTTGCCGATGTTGCACCATCTGAGTATAAg GTTTATGATTATTTGGCTGGGACTGCAGCTTGCAACCAGACAAGAGAAAATGTTGAAGAGTTCTTCGAGAAGTGTAAGAAGTATGACCTTGCAAAAGCTGAGGTGCTCAATATTCTGCATCTTAGGCCAACTACTCCGGTGGAAATTGACTTG ATTGTAGAGCATTGTGAGATGCGCTTAGGAGATGATGTTGAAGAGTTGATAGAAATGGTGGCAGAGGTATTGCCTGCTCCTCCATCTAAACCAGAGAATGAAGAGACAATAAATGAGGCTAATGAAGCAACTGAAAACAAGAGAGACACTGGAGAACAGATGGATGTGGATCAAGGGAAAGCTGCAGATGGGTAA
- the LOC107423104 gene encoding chlorophyllase-2 codes for MSFSSSSSSSIATATSISNVFETGNYMTVLHSVEAGKSSVTPIPPPIPLLIGMPSSAGEFPLVLLLHGYLLYNSFYSQLIQHVASHGFIVIAPQLYSIAGPDASDEIKSAAATTNWLSEGLQHLLPPNVHANLSKLALAGHSRGGKASFALALRKELTTLKFSALIGIDPVDGMNKGKQTPPPVLTYVPHSFDLDMAVMVIGSGLGEVKRNPLFPPCAPKGVNHEDFYNECRKPACYFVVKDYGHLDMLDDDTKGIRGKSTYCLCKNGKSREPMRKFTGGIVVAFLKAYLEGDNSILMAIRDRHEIAPVELETVQFLL; via the exons AtgtctttctcttcttcttcttcttcttcaattgcTACTGCTACTAGTATTAGTAATGTTTTTGAGACTGGAAATTACATGACAGTGCTCCATAGTGTTGAAGCAGGGAAGTCTTCTGTAACTCCAATCCCACCTCCAATCCCACTTTTGATTGGCATGCCATCATCAGCAGGAGAATTCCCACTCGTACTTTTGCTTCATGGTTACCTTCTCTACAACTCTTTCTACTCTCAACTTATCCAACATGTTGCTTCCCATGGCTTCATTGTTATTGCTCCCCAG TTATATTCCATTGCTGGACCAGATGCAAGTGATGAGATCAAATccgcagcagcaacaacaaattGGTTATCTGAGGGACTCCAACACTTGCTTCCACCCAATGTTCATGCAAATCTAAGCAAGCTAGCACTTGCTGGCCATAGTCGCGGTGGAAAAGCCTCGTTTGCACTAGCTTTGAGAAAAGAACTCACTACCCTCAAATTTTCTGCCTTAATAGGCATTGACCCAGTTGATGGAATGAACAAAGGGAAACAAACACCTCCACCAGTACTCACCTATGTTCCCCATTCATTTGATCTTGATATGGCTGTGATGGTGATTGGTTCGGGTTTGGGTGAAGTGAAAAGGAATCCTCTATTCCCTCCTTGTGCTCCTAAAGGTGTTAACCATGAGGATTTCTATAATGAATGTAGAAAGCCTGCTTGCTATTTTGTAGTCAAGGATTATGGTCATCTTGATATGCTAGACGATGATACTAAAGGGATTAGAGGGAAATCTACTTACTGTTTGTGTAAAAATGGAAAGTCTAGGGAACCTATGAGGAAATTTACAGGAGGGATTGTGGTTGCATTCTTGAAAGCTTATCTAGAAGGTGATAATAGCATATTAATGGCTATAAGGGACAGGCATGAAATTGCACCAGTAGAACTTGAAACTGTTCAATTTCTTTTGTGA